The stretch of DNA AAAACTCGGTCACTCAATCACCTAGTCGAACTGAGTCACTTGTTGAACTGGATGTATAATGGATCCGATCGAATTCGGTTCGACCTGACAGATTTTCATGAAATTCGGTGATCTGACCGGTTAATTTGACCCGGTctggtttctttctttttttttttaactttgtaTGGGTCGTTTCAGAACCaccccttcttctcttttccatTTCAACGAAACCCTAATGCCCAATTGCCAAATATGAGACCCTGAATGTGAATGGAAGTGTGAAACGGTGGAACCCTCCCTCACCCAGCCAAGCGCCAGCCTCGTCTCTGTGGTATGTGCTTTCTCTGTATCACTCGCTGGCTCATAGCCTCACCTTGACCTCCTCGCTCTCTCGTCTCTCCCCTCACGCTGACCGTCGTCACTTTCAGTCTCTCATGACCTCACTTCGTCGCTCTCTCAGTCTCTCATCTTGACCCCTCACCTCGGTCACCGTCGCCCTCCGTGCCCCTGCGTTCGGTTCGTCAGCGGCAGAAGCAGACGGAACCAGTCAAGCAACAGCTGCTCCCTCGGGTGGTGGTGGTTGTCATCTTTTTGTCACGGCAGTCGCGTTGTTTGAACATGTCAATTAGGTCAGCTCCCTTCAAGTTTTCTACTCTGTTCTTTCACTAGAATTGATGTTGAATCTGGTGGTTATTGCTGTTTTATTTGGTTTTAGAGATGTTGAACTAGAGAGAATTAAAAACTTAGAATTGTTATTGAGTCTGGTTAATGTTGCTGTTATATTTGGTTTGAGttgttgaaattgaaaaattgagTTAGAAACTTAGAATTGTTATTGAATCCGGTTAATGTTGCTGTTGTATTTGGTTTTAGAGTTGttgaacttgaaaaattttgagttaGAAACTTAAAATTGTTATTGAATCTGGTTAATGTCGTTGTTGTATTTGGTTTTAGAGTTGGtgaacttgaaaaaatttgagttagaAACTTAGAATTGTTATTGAATCTGGTTAATGTTGCTGTTGTATTTGGTTTTAGAGTTGTTGAACTTAAGAAAATCTGagttataaattttgaattgtTATTGAATCTGGTTAATGTTGCTGTTGTATTTGGTTTTAGAGTTGGTGAACTTGCTAAAATTTGAATGCTTGCTGGATAACAGAGTTGCTTGTTGGATAATATTTTAGTTGAATACTTGAATTTTGTTGTCGGATGATAATGTTTGAAACTTTGAATTAAATACTTTGGTGGTTGTTGCTGTGTTGCTTAAAAACTCATTtaggtaaattttttattgttgaaaatcctttatttcttttgctagAATTATAAAAATGTCTTCATCCAAACACCATCAGAAATGCCACCATCTCAAGAACAAGCATCATCAGCAACTCTTAGACTTAATTTACCGATTGTGTTCTTCGTTCGTCCTTGTTAATTTAAATTGAGAacatattttatactaaaaaccattttattatcttttttagaTCATGAGTTATGTTTAAACATTGATATTAGATTATTAATATTTGTAAAGacttgtattttaaattttaaaatattattttaattttatttatataattttatatttttttaattatgaccAGATTAATCGGATGAATAAGTGATCTACTGATTAAACCAGTAATCCAGTGATCTAGTCATATGACCGAATTAATTGTCGGTTTGATTCTAATAactatgttatatatatatatatgagagaTAAAATATCCTAGTTAATAAGGAAATGACATGAGAAATCTTATGATGTTAGatattgattatttatttgAGTTAATACTCGATTCAGTCTGAATTTGTAactaaattttagtttagtgctgaaattttaattagtttttgaatCAATTTTTGACACACATGTTTTCTaagaaaaaatttcaataaatataaCTCATAATGTTTTTTTAGCTATTTGAGTGCTAAAACAAAAACGACATCGTTTTACATAATAATCTCATGTAGTATTTTATTGTTTACAtttgttaatatttaaaaattaaataacaacaattaaaattttaaaaattaattgagGTTTGTGTTCAAATTGAGAGATAAAATTGAATATTatctctatttattttttaaaatttttatggtaATTATTAAACCTCTCTTCCACTTTAACtcatgacaacaataaagatgTTTTACGGCCCATAAATTCAATCCAAAAGAATACACAAATTTAAGGGCAAAAAACCTTAATGAGCCATAGTGACCAATTATTTACACAAATCCGCCAAAGACAAATCTGCTTCATGTATCAACCAAACcacatttatatatatagttcgAATCACTTAAATTCGAACTGCATTtacatataattcgaatcatgctggttcgaattatataataACTCACATGTACATATAATTCAAACTCACCTGGTTCAAATTACACACCAACAGTAATTCACTCACCTGGTTCAAATTACACACTAGgttgattcgatttactcaaAAAGACCGCGTCCCATGTAATTCAAAGTAAgctcgaataataataataatttgaattaaaccaattcgaataataataataataataataataataataataataataataataataataataaggtttaaacatactttattatattatgttagataaaaattaagctatttaaataaataatttggtgTTTAGAAATCAagtattagaataattttttgggAAGTATTTATCATATTATAAATTCATAATTATGTAAGTATgtgaatgatttattttttaaattacgttttttaaattaaatggtTTTCAATATTATTAGATTGtcttatttttaaattggtcaattcattttatatttatatattgtaattatttattttgtaatgagtacaactaaaattttaataacaattattaaattaaagattGTTACTATGAGTATtataaaagtttgtaatgtACTCGTTACTAACCTATcgcataataaaaatttttaaactttataaaatataatttttttcatagacTAATTATCGAACTAATTAAATTCGATTTAGCATTGACTTCATATAGATATAATGGTtggtatattaaaataattatatggattagatttatgctatGAAATTTACattcaattaatatttataattttttttatactttactACAAAAAGAGTTACATTTTATAGAGCAATGTTGTGAACTGAAAGTTCTGATGCCTTGTCGATCCCCTTTGACTTGTATGGAGCAATGTTGTGAACACCAATATGGAGAGAACCCAGTAAATCATTCTCAATACACTCATACATTTTTTGACAAAGTTTGTCAATGATAGTGGTCAGATTGATTATCTGCATCCTTATCTCCATGACTTTATCatatttaaaagtttgaaaACGTTCCTCCAAAATTTTGGAGAGCTTttcaacgtttgcctcaagctGCTGCTGCTGATCCTCAAACAAATTCTGTTTTATTTCCCTTTGAGCTTCTGTCATTTCTTCCTTAAATAGTTCGTCACCAAACATGTAAAACGCAAATGCATATGAATATGATAGGACACGCCTAGATCTGAAAAGTCTAGAGAGCCCATTATTTACCCAACTATAATCCCTTAGCGTAGAATGTTTTTCTTCTGAGACAGCAATCTTCTTTTGTATAGTCTCCTTCAGTTTACTCTCAAGCTTAAAGGAATCTGTGTGAGCTTTGTAACGATTATGATAATGCATATAACGATACAGATCCCTCTTTGCCCTTTCAGctgttttttcttgctcttcataGCGACCACAGCTATGAGCAGCAATGCTTGACAAGGTATGCTCTCGACCGGTAGCTCCACCACACAACCAACAAAAAGCTTGACCACAGATACAGCTAACCAAGTTACAACCACCATTTTTCTCGACCGGTTTGTGGCACTTTGGACAAGGCTTCGTATGAACTGTTATCCAATTAACAGTTTCTGATTCATCTCGACACTTTTTGGCCCAAAGCTCCCACATCAAACATGAGCATGGGGAATGTGCTTCTGACAAGCAACTAAAGCAAAACTGTAAACCACATGAACATTCTACCTCAAATAATTCATCGTCCTCAACGCGTATTGCATTCCCACAATGAGGCGCACTAGGGCACCATTTAACTCTCTTGTTGTCTTCAATATAggattcaagaagaaagcgtTCATATTTCTCTGCCATATCAGGGTGCTTTTTGCTGAGAAGAGTTATGACAACAGCTTCATCACAAATGGAATAACATTTGTGTGCCATGCATCTGATGCGCTTACTTTGACCCTCATTTATCTTGACAATAAAATGCTCTGTCCAACAGCCGTTGCAAAAACAGTGACCGCAGTCCATTTTTGTTGTTTCATCACTAGGAACATCCTCTATGCAAATTTCGCACATTATTGTCAAAGGAGCAGCTGATGAATTAGAGTCGCGATGTTCATCCACTGTAACACCAGcttcagaaaacagaaaatgtTTTCCCCTATCTACATACACGGCAAACAACTTCTCCACATCCCAACGATGAAAAATAAGCAGGGTACGTGCATGTTGCTCCCTCACCGATAGCATGTCCATCACCTTGCGCAAATCCTCCTTCTGTGCACCTAGCAATGACTCCTTCGTAATCACCTGAGTAGAGGGACCCTTGGAAGAGACTAATTGATAATCGTTATCATCGTTATCGAAGGCGTCGACGGAGTCCTCCGGATCGGAGTAACGGTATTCATCATCGCTGCTGGCAGCGTAATCTTCCATTGATTGATCGCAGAAACGAAGCAAAAATCCCAACGAAAGAAAACGCCGAAATTGTGAGTCGGTTGAGAAGGGTTAGGGATATAGATGggaaaaattttattgattctagaataattgaattgaattgaaatatgaagctaaaactaaatatatatagagtattggttgaagaaagataaaaacaaataaagataagataaaaataaaataagataaaataataaagattaaaattataattgattttgtgtattttgttGAATTGAATTTGTAGATGGTGAGAcgtctttattttatctttatttatttttatcttttttaaactaatactctatatatatttaattttattttcgtattttaattcaatttaatcaatcaataattaataatttttttatattttctttttatattctttcacaattttatcagTAATGGACTTCTTTGATAGTTCATACTAGGGGTGCACAGATCTGATCCGACCCGAAGGTCCAGTCCGGTCCCGAACACTTTAGAagctaatttggtgtgatttcatcgggtttaAGGTCGGATAAGGGTCTCAAACAAAAGATTACGAGGCTGACGAGAATGATGCCGAGGAGGATGCGTGGTTTATAAAGTCCATAATTGTTTATATNTTATATGTTTTCTAAGATTTATTGTTTagtaacttaaaatttaaaatagaaaagttattttaaaaaattagttaatgttAATCGAAAAtgcatattttaattaattaagaccGGACCCACAAGAATTGCAATAGATGGAAAACGATTGATGATAATGAAACCTTACAAATATGGTTTTTATTATTTGTGCCCTTATATTtgtcaaaaactcaaaatataTGTGAAAGTTTCGAGAAAGAGAATGAAATATATGAATGACTAATGGTGGGAGTAGCTTAGGCAGTCTAATCATCTAAAGCTCCTATTCTTGGTTTAGCttccataatatatatatatgattaaattcttccaaaataaaaaaattgataaataaaacatgTAACAACTTaatcattcttaaattaaaataatagaatttacacataataaaaattataaatttaacagTAATGAACACATTACTTtatcattttataatttttttatttaaattttttttttcttataacaAAGAAATTGTGGTCTAAATCtgattttagtaaaaaaaataatattgaggTGGAAGAAGAAGACTCAGTAAATTTGTCATATGaacaaatacaaaatttaaaattgaaaaagaacaaCTGAATACATAGAAATACATATTGTTATTCACTATTTATagctattaaaaaattaatcttattAAAACCTAACTC from Arachis duranensis cultivar V14167 chromosome 4, aradu.V14167.gnm2.J7QH, whole genome shotgun sequence encodes:
- the LOC107485808 gene encoding probable E3 ubiquitin-protein ligase ARI1 encodes the protein MEDYAASSDDEYRYSDPEDSVDAFDNDDNDYQLVSSKGPSTQVITKESLLGAQKEDLRKVMDMLSVREQHARTLLIFHRWDVEKLFAVYVDRGKHFLFSEAGVTVDEHRDSNSSAAPLTIMCEICIEDVPSDETTKMDCGHCFCNGCWTEHFIVKINEGQSKRIRCMAHKCYSICDEAVVITLLSKKHPDMAEKYERFLLESYIEDNKRVKWCPSAPHCGNAIRVEDDELFEVECSCGLQFCFSCLSEAHSPCSCLMWELWAKKCRDESETVNWITVHTKPCPKCHKPVEKNGGCNLVSCICGQAFCWLCGGATGREHTLSSIAAHSCGRYEEQEKTAERAKRDLYRYMHYHNRYKAHTDSFKLESKLKETIQKKIAVSEEKHSTLRDYSWVNNGLSRLFRSRRVLSYSYAFAFYMFGDELFKEEMTEAQREIKQNLFEDQQQQLEANVEKLSKILEERFQTFKYDKVMEIRMQIINLTTIIDKLCQKMYECIENDLLGSLHIGVHNIAPYKSKGIDKASELSVHNIAL